The DNA sequence TGGCAGAATATTTATCAAGCGGATGGGAAACAAATTCTGATATGTTTATTCGTGATGCAATTATTAATGAATATCTTCCGGATATAAATAGGCTTGATGGATATTTTGCTTATAGAGGCGGACAAGCATTATTTAAATATATTGCAGATACTTACGGCGAGGAAAAAATTGCCGAACTTTTGCATAATGTAAAAGGAAAAGGAAATGTTATCGGAGGTTTCAAATCTTCAATTGGAATTGATCTTGAAGAATTAAATGAAAAATGGAAAAAAGAAGTTAAAAGAAATTATTGGCCGGAAATTGCTTCAAGAAAAGATCCAGATGAATTTGCAAAAAGATTAACGGATAATAAAAAACTCGGCGGATTTTATAATATAAGTCCGGCAATTTCTCCGCAAGGCGATAAAATTGTTTTCATATCAGATAGAAATATTTATTCAGATGTTTATATAATGAATTCGTTTGATGGAGAAGTAATAAAAAAAGTAATTGAAAGCGGTAGAACGGAGGACCTAGAAGAATTAAATTTACTTTTTCCCGCATTAACTTGGGCTCCGGATAATATAAGAATTGCACTTTCAAGTAAAAGTGAAGGTTCCGATGTAATAAAAATTATTAATACAGAAACTGAAGAAGATGAAGATTTGCCTTTTAAACTTCATGGAATTGAATCTGTTAGCTGGTCGCCGGATGGAAAAAATATTGCATTTTTAGGAAGCAATGCTAAACAATCTGACATCTACATTTACAATTTTGAAACTAGAAATCTTACAAATATTACTGATGATATTTTTAGCGAATATGTACCAAGCTGGTCGCCGGATAGTAAAAAAGTAATTTTTTCATCTGATAGAAATGGTTTTAATAAAAATAATTTTAATCAGGATGGTTTATCAATGTCAACTTTACAAGGATTTCAAATGGATCTTTATTTAGTTGATGTTGAAACAAAGAATGTTGATCGCGTTACCGATTGGCAATTCAGTGATGAAAAACAAGCAGTTTTTTCTCAAACAGGAAATGAAATAATTTTTATTTCTGACTTTAACGGAATTGATAATCTCTATAAAAAAAGAATAACTTTATCAAAAAATGATTCTGCAAATTCAATTTTAGAAACACCGGCAATTGCATTAACAAATTCGCTAAATAAAATTGAAAGTATTTCACTTTCTCAAGATGCAAAAAAATTAGTTTTCTCGGCATTTTATAATGCTGGTTTCAATATTTTTTTGATCAATAATCCGTTTGAAATGGAAGAAGTTAAGGATATTGAATTCACTAAATATATGAGTCAATTTTATGAAGATGAAATTCCTCAAGTTGAAGAAATAGCCCAGACTGAAATTCCGGAGGAAGGGAAAGAATTTATTTTTACAGACGATGCAAAAAAAGATTCTTCAGCAGAAAATAACTCAAAAATATTTATTGGTCAAATTATTGATCATGAAAAAGAATTGGAAGACACAATTAGAACAGATTATGCAGATTTTGTTTTTGCTAAAAATGATGTTTTTAAAGAAAACGAATTAGAAAACAAACCTCAGCTTTTATTCAGAGAAAAATTAGATGAAGAAGGAAATTTTCTAGTTAATAAATACAAAGTTGATTTCTCACCTGATTTAATTTACGCAAATGCCGGTTATAGTTCTTTGTACGGAGTTTTAGGCACAACAGTTTTATCTTTTAGCGATGTACTTGGAAATCACAGATTAGTTGGAACAACAAGTTTGCAAATTGATTTGAAAAATAGTGATTATGGTCTTGCATATTATTATCTGCCGGAAAGAATTAATTTTGGCGTTGCTGCATATCATACAGCAAGATTTGTTTATTTATCCGGATATTTCGGAAGCGATTTATATCGTTTTAGAAGTTACGGCGGAAATGTTTTTGCAAGCTATCCGTTAAACACATTTCATAGAATTGAAGCAAATTTAAGTATTCTAAGAGTTACGCGAGAAAATTTAGATTTTATTGAAGTGCCAGTTGAGAAAGCAACTTTTATAATTCCATCAATTAGTTATGTAAAAGATAATGTAATGTGGGGATACACTTCGCCGATCGAAGGTTCACGATATAATCTTACCCTAATGGGAAACCCCGGATTTACAGGCTCAAAAGAAAGTTTTGGAACATTAACTTGGGATTACAGAAAATATTTTAGATTTTTTTATGATAATGGATTTGCTGCAAGATTTTCCGGTGGTTATTCTTTTGGAATAAATGCTCAACGTTTCTTTATCGGCGGAACTGATAGTTGGATAAATAGAACATTTGCAACTCAAGATATTCCGTTAAATTCAGCATCAGATTTTGTTTTTCTTACACCAGCTCTTCCATTAAGAGGTTTTGATTATGCAGAACAAATTGGAACCAAATATTCGCTTGTGAATCTGGAATTAAGAATTCCTCTAATTAGATATTTATTAACCGGCGGAATTCCGTTATTTTTCCAAAATATTATTGGAACAGCATTTATTGATGCCGGAAGTGCGTGGAGTGACAATAGTCAACTTAGGTTTTTCAAAAAATCTTCAGAAGGAAAAACTGTTACTAATGATTTATTAATTGGCGGAGGATTTGGCGCAAGACTTTATTTCCTATTCTTATGGAAATTTGATGTGGCTTGGTCTTATGATGCTCAAAATTATTCTAAACCAAAATATTATATTTCTTTGGGATTAGATTTTTAATTTTCTGACGAAGGTTTGCTTTCTTTCTTTGTTTCTTTTGGCGTAGAACTATTTTCAGATTTTGCAATTGAATCTGAAGGTTTTTTAGAATTTTTATAATCCGTTTGATAAAATCCCGAACCTTTAAAAATTGGAGCAGCACCAGCTCCAATTAATCTATTTAATTTTCCAGAACACTTTGGACACACTTTTAATGGCTCATCAGTCATTTTTTGTAATTCTTCAAAAGTATAATTACATTCTGTACATTTATAATCATATGTCGGCATAAAAACCTCTGAAATTTGAGTGGCAAATTTATAGATTATATTTGTAAAATAAAATTTTATTTACAAATACTAATTCGCTATGTTTCCAAAAAATAGTTACGGTTATGAAAGGTATAAAATCTGCACTACTATTAGCATATTTTAGTTTTTTTCTAAGTTCTTGTTTAAACTACAATCAAGTTACAACTTTAAAAACTGATAATTCCGGAAAAATGTTTATCCATTATTGGGTGGAAATGGATCCCGATCTTGATTCTTTGCTCATAAATAAAATTGGATTGTTCAATAAAGAAAGTTTGACTGATAATTTTACTTCAACTTTTACAAGTATTAACTACGCAAATATTTTTAATGATTTTACCGATAGTACATTACACGCCCAAATTGAATTTGAATTTGTAAATTTTGATTCACTAAATCAGTTGAACTTTTTTAAACATTCAGAACTATCAATAATTGATGGACCTGATGAAACAAAAATATTTTCTCAATTTATTCAGCCAATTTCTACAACCTTTGGACTTTCCGAAAAAAATTATTCAATTACTTATACTTATTATCTACCCGGAAATATAATTAGGCATGATGCAAATTCACTTTCGAGAAATAAGCTCGAATGGAATTTTACTGCAAATGATATTGGAAATGGAAAAATTATTTCGGCTACCTTTATCCCCTTTAAACTAAAAGAAACACCAATTTGGATTTATGCATTAGCAAGTATTGTAATTTTAATTGTTTTAGTTTTTCTTCTTAAAAAAAGTAAAAAGTAGAAGAAAAATTACTATTTTTAAAAAATATCAAGTTTGACTTAACTTTTAGTTTTACTTATATTTATAGCTTGTATAAAAAATCGCAATTTAATTTTAAAAATGGCTGCTGCTGGTCCAAAAATTTTTTCTGGTTCTTCAAATCCGGAATTAGCAAAAAGAATCGCTAATTACATCGGAATTCCGCTAGGCGGCATTGACCTTAAAAAGTTTAAAGATGGCGAAATATGGGTAAAATTTAAAGAAAATATTCGCGGTGGTGATGTTTACTTGGTTCAATCTACACATCAGCCGGCAGAAAATCTTTTAGAATTATTAATAATGATTGACGCAGCAAAACGGTCTTCGGTTGCAACCGTAACAGCTGTAATTCCTTATTTTGGATATGCAAGACAAGATAGAAAAGATCAGCCGAGAGTAGCAATTACCGCAAAATTAATTGCAAACTTGATTTCAGTCGCGGGTGCAGATAGAGTTATAACAATGGATCTTCACGCTGCTCAAATTCAAGGTTTTTTTGATATTCCATCTGATCATTTATATGCTTCGTCTGTTTTTTTAGACGTATTTGAAAATCATTCTGATGATTTGGTTGTTGTTTCTGCGGATGTTGGCGGAATTAAATTAGCAAGATCTTACGCAAAAAGATTAAATGCAAATTTGGTTGTTATTGATAAAAGAAGACCAAAGCAAAACCAAGCTGAAGTAATGAATATTATTGGTGATGTAAAAGGTAAAGATGTTTTACTTGTTGATGATTTAATTGATACCGGCGGGACATTTATTTCTGCCATAAATGCATTAATTGAAAACGGTGCAAAATCAATTTACGGAGCAGTTACGCACCCTGTACTTTCAAGTGATGCTATAGAGAGAATAGAAAATTCAGCAATAACAAAACTATATGTTACGGATTCTATTCCTCTTAAAGAAAATGGAAATCTTAAAAAAATTGTAGTTCTTTCTGCTTCAAGGTTATTAGCTGAAGCAATTAGAAGAACCCACAATCATGAATCTATAAGTTCATTGTTTGATATTGATAAAGGTTAGAATTTAGAGTAATAATTGGAGTAAATAAAATTATGTCAGATATTAACATAATAGCGCAAAAAAGAGTAAAATCAACAAAAGGAGCTGTTAATCAACTTAAAAGAGAAGGAAACGTTCCAGGTGTTCTTTATTCAAAAGATTTGGAACCGTTAAATATTACAGTTAATGAGCTTTCTCTTAAACCTGTTGTTTATACTTCTGAAGTTCATTTAGTAAACTTAACAATTGAAGGCCAAGAAAATGTAAGATCAATTTTAAAAGATATTCAATTTCATCCTTTAACAGATAGAATTATTCATGTGGATTTTCAAGCGGTAACTCTTGGCAAAGCAATTCAACTTCAGGTTCCGGTTTCTTTTATTGGCTCTGCAATTGGAGTTAAAGAAGGCGGCAGAATTCAGCAAAATGTTCATAAATTAGATATTGAATGTTTACCAAAAGATATTCCCCAACATCTTGAAATAGATATTACAAATCTTCATATCGGAAAATCGATACTAATTAGTG is a window from the Ignavibacteriota bacterium genome containing:
- a CDS encoding PD40 domain-containing protein, coding for MKLFLAILFFSNILFAQFGKNRVQYRDHEWFYVQSKHFDIYFSEGGDDAAEFTAQAAEAALEDLQKKLDYQLNNRISLVVYNSHNEFQETNTTDGYLSQGIGGFTEPFKNRVVFPFEGSYSKYRHVIHHELVHAVMRDMLYGGTIQNIIAKGITLQLPIWYHEGMAEYLSSGWETNSDMFIRDAIINEYLPDINRLDGYFAYRGGQALFKYIADTYGEEKIAELLHNVKGKGNVIGGFKSSIGIDLEELNEKWKKEVKRNYWPEIASRKDPDEFAKRLTDNKKLGGFYNISPAISPQGDKIVFISDRNIYSDVYIMNSFDGEVIKKVIESGRTEDLEELNLLFPALTWAPDNIRIALSSKSEGSDVIKIINTETEEDEDLPFKLHGIESVSWSPDGKNIAFLGSNAKQSDIYIYNFETRNLTNITDDIFSEYVPSWSPDSKKVIFSSDRNGFNKNNFNQDGLSMSTLQGFQMDLYLVDVETKNVDRVTDWQFSDEKQAVFSQTGNEIIFISDFNGIDNLYKKRITLSKNDSANSILETPAIALTNSLNKIESISLSQDAKKLVFSAFYNAGFNIFLINNPFEMEEVKDIEFTKYMSQFYEDEIPQVEEIAQTEIPEEGKEFIFTDDAKKDSSAENNSKIFIGQIIDHEKELEDTIRTDYADFVFAKNDVFKENELENKPQLLFREKLDEEGNFLVNKYKVDFSPDLIYANAGYSSLYGVLGTTVLSFSDVLGNHRLVGTTSLQIDLKNSDYGLAYYYLPERINFGVAAYHTARFVYLSGYFGSDLYRFRSYGGNVFASYPLNTFHRIEANLSILRVTRENLDFIEVPVEKATFIIPSISYVKDNVMWGYTSPIEGSRYNLTLMGNPGFTGSKESFGTLTWDYRKYFRFFYDNGFAARFSGGYSFGINAQRFFIGGTDSWINRTFATQDIPLNSASDFVFLTPALPLRGFDYAEQIGTKYSLVNLELRIPLIRYLLTGGIPLFFQNIIGTAFIDAGSAWSDNSQLRFFKKSSEGKTVTNDLLIGGGFGARLYFLFLWKFDVAWSYDAQNYSKPKYYISLGLDF
- a CDS encoding zinc ribbon domain-containing protein, with the protein product MPTYDYKCTECNYTFEELQKMTDEPLKVCPKCSGKLNRLIGAGAAPIFKGSGFYQTDYKNSKKPSDSIAKSENSSTPKETKKESKPSSEN
- a CDS encoding ribose-phosphate pyrophosphokinase; translated protein: MAAAGPKIFSGSSNPELAKRIANYIGIPLGGIDLKKFKDGEIWVKFKENIRGGDVYLVQSTHQPAENLLELLIMIDAAKRSSVATVTAVIPYFGYARQDRKDQPRVAITAKLIANLISVAGADRVITMDLHAAQIQGFFDIPSDHLYASSVFLDVFENHSDDLVVVSADVGGIKLARSYAKRLNANLVVIDKRRPKQNQAEVMNIIGDVKGKDVLLVDDLIDTGGTFISAINALIENGAKSIYGAVTHPVLSSDAIERIENSAITKLYVTDSIPLKENGNLKKIVVLSASRLLAEAIRRTHNHESISSLFDIDKG
- a CDS encoding 50S ribosomal protein L25 is translated as MSDINIIAQKRVKSTKGAVNQLKREGNVPGVLYSKDLEPLNITVNELSLKPVVYTSEVHLVNLTIEGQENVRSILKDIQFHPLTDRIIHVDFQAVTLGKAIQLQVPVSFIGSAIGVKEGGRIQQNVHKLDIECLPKDIPQHLEIDITNLHIGKSILISDLSFENIEILNSKDTVVVSVTSIKETSDEEKTDLLHDTPKEPEVIGKGKSLEDSEG